The genomic interval ACCCTTTATGCTGACTTTGTAAATAAATTTGGCGATGCTAATGCCTATGCTTTTCATAATCTTTATCCATATATGGGTCTGGAACTACTGCCCATGCTGAAAAATGATTTGCTTTTTATTGAAGAACGAAAACTAGAATTTACAACCAGCGAACTACAAGATATTTTAGAGGCAATAGAAAATAGAAAATGGCAACACCCAGACCCACGGATATACAAATTAATGTTAGTAGTATATTTTGATACCGTTGACGCTTTTGTAAGGACTTCAAGATATAATAAAAAGGGCAAGGTAGGTCTCTTTATTGAAAAGTTAAATTATATAAAAATTGCTATAAAAAGACGATGGAAATTAAAGAAAAATACGGGCTTAAATTTGAACCTGCCCGCATTATAGAGGGAGACGCACTTGAACTAAAAAATATGGAGGGAATGGAAGAAAAATTTGATGCCTGTATTACAAGTCCACCTTATTATTTTTCAATTGACTATGTTGGAAAAGATAGAATTGCTTATGATTATCTTGGTGTAGATATGAAAAAGATTGAATCAAAATATTTGGGAATGAGAAATAACGAACCTGTAAAGGGAAGCTATGGCGGATTACCTCCAAGGGTTGCTATAAAAAACATATTCTGGGCATTAAAACCCGGTGGCAAATTAGCAATCATAATTGGAGATAGCACAGTCAATGGGAAAAAAATTCCTACAACTATGACAACTAAAAGATTCTGCGAAGAAGATTGATATTCAATCCTTTGTTAGGTGCACGCAATAGGGCAATAAGGGGAGAAAACATGATTATTTGTGCCAAACCACGAAACAAAATAGAAATTAGAAAATTTTTAACTACTTATATTTATTCCACTTGATTTTCTCTCTTTTAGGTTTTGCTGTGTTATCTGGTTTTCTTACGATTATCAAGTATTTGAAACCTCGCAAGTAAAAGTTGTATTTTCTTGCCCTATAATGCCAAAGTGCTGTATTTGAGCTTTGGTTTCTTCTTACAACGCAAATTATGTCAACGGGTTCGAATTTAACTTTTTCGGTGAGCATCTGATATATTTTAAATCCCACTGCTGTAAATTTTCCCTTGACCCACTGGTCGCCCATCAACCAGCCGCATACTTTTTGGGGTTTTAGAACCCGGTAGATTTCCCTTGCGACTTTTTCAAGTTCCTCGTAGAACCTTTCGTCTTCGGCTGATATCTTGCCTATATCTGCTGGGTCATCTGAATATTTTACATTATCCCCGTAGGGAGGGTCAATGAATACCATATCTACGGAATTATCTGGGAGGGGGATATGTCTTGAGTCGTTTTTTATAACCTCTGGGTGTCTGGGGTTGATGTCATATCCTATTGCACGTCTTCCTTCTTCTTTGCATACATCTAGCGTCGTCCCGCTCCCAGCCATAGGGTCAAGAACTAAATCCCCAGGAAAAGCAGGCGTCACACCCTGAAACTTGTTATCCTCCTTGGGAGTTTTACCATAACTTTGACGAGGATAATCCCACAAGGTGGTCGTCTGAAACAAGGTTTCCTTCATAAACAGCAATATCGTTTGTTTTAAAAGTGGAAATCGATTTCCAGTCAGTTTTTTAAAAAGTAATCAATTAAGTTATTAAGTTGTGTTTTCGTTCTAACCATCCCGCTTGCTAACCTGCTTTCAGTAATTTGGAAATCCTCCCCTTTTGAAATCACCGCCTTTTTTAACTTCGGCAAAATCTTGAAAACAAATTCCAATGTTAAAGCATCCCCCTCATCATACAAAATATGGGTAAGGAAGCCGTCTTTAAAGGATAACCCCCAGGGGACGATGATGAAGTCAAGGTTGTAATAACCGTTTGTTTTGACATGCAAATGGATAAGCCATATGAGGAAATTTATCCCTTTAAATTCATCGATTTCAGATACCTTCCCATTTAGCAAAACCCAGCGGTCAGTTGAAATTGAATAAATGTTGTAATTATAAAACAGCACCGAACTCATGGTTTCATCTGTTAAGGTAGGGGTTAGGTAAAATTGCTCGTTATTTAAAAGCTTTTTATAACAGTAGGTTAAATCAACAAACCAAAACCCATCTTTTTTTATAGCTAAAAAAGGCAGGTCATACTTTCCTAAGAGCACCAAATCACTTACGCCTAAACCCCCTACCCATATGAACCTGTCAAGGTTGGATATGACGGAAAATCTTCTCCTTTTTAACTTTATATCGCAATGTCGGTTTATCCCTTTGAGGGTTTCCTTGAGTAATCCCAGATATGTTTTTTTCATTTTTTGCTAAAGTTTTTTTGTAAAAAAGATAAGGTTTTTGGTATATAATTTCAAAATACAAGTTCTTTGTTTTCGGGTTCCGACAGACCCCTTAAAAATGCTGTGTACTAGTGAAAATAAAATTAAAGGAGGTGTAGAATATGTTCGGGTTAAATTTAATAGTTTTGTATCGTTTGCTTAGTAAGCCGGTGCACTCTGCTGCGAATTTATTTAATCGCGGGGCAGATGGTGTCGGCAAGGTTTTAGATTTGTGGGTGAAAGGTCTTAGGAGAGTTTCGGAGACAAAAATTATTGATAAGTCCCTAGAGCCCATAACAGCGCTTATGTTTTACAGCCTCGTGATCACGGTTATAACTTTTTTACTTTCAATTGCTCTATCGCTGATAATTATTGTGGTTGTGCTTGCTGGTTTAGGGAAGCTTTTTGAATATGCCGCCAACAAAATCCAAAAAAAACTTCAAGAAGAAAACGGGAGGAAAAATGAAAATTGAAATTTTAAAGGAGATAACCCCAAATCTCGTTGAGGTTGACGAGTGGAAATTTTACAGTTTTGATTTGGGGCAAAGCCCTCAGGGGAAAAGACAACCCCCAATTTGGTTTAGTCCTTCTTATGTAAACGACCAAACCAGGCATGAAAATATTTGATCCATTTGCTGGATATGGCACTGTTGGAATTGTATCCCGAGTGTATGGATATGATTATGAATTGTGGGATTTAAATCCAATGATAAATGTAATACATGATACTGCGATTATGAAGAAACCTGAAATAAATATTTTAGAGTTAATGAAAGATATCAAAAACTCTAAAGAGGAATTTATCCCAGAATGGTCTAATTTAAATTATTGGTTTCCAGAAGAATTTCTTCCTGTCCTCTCAAAGGCTTGGGGATATAAATATATACTTTTAATACCGTTAATTAATGTCACTAGATATTTTTCCTATTGCGACGAGAAGGTTCATAAGTTATATAAATCAAAGTATTCCAGAAAGAAGATAGAAGAACTTCTGAAAAAGAACTGGAAATCTCAATTTTATGATATGTTGCAAAAAGAGATATGCAAACTATTAAAAAAGATTTGGGAATATAATACCCTTAATCCTAAAAAAGTTGAATATAAAATTATATCAGGAATAGATTCTCTGGAGACAAAATTGGAAAACGATGTCAATATCCTCATAACATCACCACCTTATTTGCAAGCGCAAGAGTACATAAGGTCAACAAAGCTTGAATTATTCTGGTTGGGCTATAAAGAGTCTTTTATAAAAGAACTGAGCAAAAAAGAAATACCATACAGGTCTGTAAACACAATAAAAATTTATTCTGAAAAGTATTATGAATTTAGAGAAAAGATAAAAGAAAGACACCTTA from candidate division WOR-3 bacterium carries:
- a CDS encoding DNA methyltransferase; the encoded protein is MKETLFQTTTLWDYPRQSYGKTPKEDNKFQGVTPAFPGDLVLDPMAGSGTTLDVCKEEGRRAIGYDINPRHPEVIKNDSRHIPLPDNSVDMVFIDPPYGDNVKYSDDPADIGKISAEDERFYEELEKVAREIYRVLKPQKVCGWLMGDQWVKGKFTAVGFKIYQMLTEKVKFEPVDIICVVRRNQSSNTALWHYRARKYNFYLRGFKYLIIVRKPDNTAKPKREKIKWNKYK